In Mesorhizobium sp. J428, the genomic window GGCGCTCGCTCGGCATCGCGCCGTCGCCGATCGCGGGCGGCGACGGCAACCGCGAATTCCTGCTCGGTGGGAGGAAGGACCGGTGAACGTGCGGCTCAGGATCGACTCGCTCGGCGGCCAGGGCGACGGCGTGGCCCGGACCGAGCGCGGCCAGGTCTTCGTTCCGTTCACCCTGCCGGGCGAGATCGTCAACGCGGCCGTCGAGCGCGACCGCGGCACGCTGATGGCGGTGGTTGAACCGTCGCTGCTCAGAGTCGAGCCTCCGTGCCGGCATTTCGGCACCTGCGGCGGCTGTTCGCTCCAGCACATGGAGGGTGCGGCCTATCGCGCCTTCAAGGCGGAGCGCGTCGCCTCGGCGCTGAAGCGGGAGCGGATCGACGTGGCGCTCGAACCGTTGGTCGACTGCGCGCCCGACAGCCGCCGCCGCGTGGTGCTGAGCGGCCGCAAGACGACAGGCGGCATGCTGCTGGGCTATCACCGCATGCAGTCGGGCGAGATCGTCGACATCGAGGAATGCCGCATCGCCGTGCCGTCGATCGTTTCGGCCTTGCCGCTGCTGCGCGACCTTGCCGGCGTCGTCTGCCAGAACACGAAGCCTTTCCATGTCACGGTGACCGCGACGGAGACCGGCCACGATGTCGCCTTCGCCGATGTCGGCGACGTGCCCGACGCGGCGCGGCGGGCGGCGGGCGATATGGCGATCCGTCAACGTCTGGCGCGGCTCTCGATCGAGGGCGACATCGTGGTCGAGCATCACAGGCCGGCCATCCGCTATGGCAGCGTGGACGTCTCGCCGCCGCCCGGAAGCTTTCTCCAGGCGGTCGCCTCCGCCGAGGAGGCGATGGCCGGCCTCGTCATGGCGCACCTTGCCAAGGCCAAGCGCGTGGCCGATCTCTTCTGCGGCTCCGGCGCCTTTGCGCTGCGCCTTGCCCGTGGCTCTGAAGTCCATGCCGTGGAGGCGGAAGCCGCTCCTCTTGCCGCCCTCGACCGCGGCTTCCGTTTCTCGACGGGGCTGAAGCGCGTCACGACGGAGAAGCGCGATCTCTTCCGCCGGCCGCTCACCTTCAAGGAACTCGATGCGTTCGACGGCATCGTCTTCGATCCGCCGCGCGCGGGCGCCGAGGACCAGTCGCGGCAGATCGCGCGGTCAAACGTGCCGAAGGTGGCGGCGGTGTCCTGCAATCCCACGACGCTCGCCCGCGACCTGCGCATCCTCATCGACGGCGGCTACAGGCTGGTCGGCGTGACGCCTGTCGACCAGTTCCTCTGGTCGCCACATGTCGAGGCGGTGGCGCTGCTGGAGAAACCGCGCAAGCGGCGGTGACGGTCAGGCCTTTGCCAGCAGCCGGTCGACAAAGGCCGGCACAGTGGTGGACGCGGGGCCGCGGATCACCTCATTGAAGAGCTGCGTGTTGTCCGACGTGTCGAGATTGATCTCGACCGTGCGCGCCCCGGCGGCACTGGCCTCCTCGACGAACTGGGCGGCGGGGTAGACGTTGCCCGAGGTGCCGATGGCGACGAACAGGTCGGCTTGCCCGAGCGCGCGGTAGATCCGCTCCATCTGGTAGGGCATTTCACCGAACCAGACGATGTCCGGTCGCATCCGCCCGACGATCGAGCAATGCGGGCACTGCGAATAGGTCGACATGTCCGTCTTCCACGGGCAGCGCATGCCGCAGGCCTCGCACAGGCCGGAGTTCAGCTCGCCATGCATGTGGATGAGCCGGCGCGAGCCAGCCGATTCGTGCAGGTCATCGACGTTCTGCGTGACGAGCAGGAAATTGTCGCGCCAGGCGCCTTCGAGGCGCGCCAGCGCATGATGCGCTGCATTGGGTCGCGTGTCGCGAAGCTGCCGCCGGCGCTTGTTGTAGAAGTCGTGCACCTTCACCGGATCGTGGGCGAAGCCCTCCGGCGTGGCGAGCTGGCGATGGTCCACTTTCGCCCAGATCCCGTTCTTGTCGCGGAACGTGTCGAGTCCGGACTCCACGGATATGCCCGCGCCGGTGAGGACGACGATGGAGGGGATAGTCAACTTTGCCCTCCCGCGGGGTCAGTAATCTCAAGCACGCTCGTGCTGATGAACCTCTTCGGATGTGAGGTGTATTCCAGTCCTGTGAGAATGCCGAGCTTCTCGAGCTTACTGAGTGCATTCTGCGCAGCCGGAAAACTGACCTGAAGCAGCGCAGCAGCCTCGGGAGCGGAGATGACGGGGGACGCGAAAAGTCGATCGGCGATGATGGCATAGCGGGCCGACCCACCGGAATCAGCGATCTTCTGGCGAAATTCGGCACGAAGCATCAACAGACGCTCGATGGTCTCTGCGGATCGTTGGCAAGCATTACTGACTGCATCGAGGAAAAAAACGATCCATTCAGTCCAACGGCCGTACCGCGATACGTCGAGCATCATGTCGACATAGTCCGATTTGCGACCTTCGACCGATGGACTGAAGTAGAGGAGTGGCTGCTGCAATGCGCCTCTTTGGATCAGGTATATTGGAATCAGAATTCTCCCCACTCGGCCGTTGCCGTCGGCGAATGGATGGATCGTCTCGAACTGATAGTGCATTAGCGCCGTATCGATCAACGGTGGAATTCCGTTGTCGTCCGGACGGTTGAGATAGCGCTCCAGCGACGCCATGGCGAGTTCGGTCTCGTTGGGTGGCGGGGGCACGAAGCGAGCATCTTCAATTCGCCGGGATGCTCCGCCGATGAAGTTCTGATGGGTCTTGAACTCGCCGGGTTGCTTGTTTGCCCCGCGACTGTTCGCAAGGCCTGAGAGAAGGGTTCGATGAGTCGCCTTGATCAGGCGATTGGAAAGTGGGATTTCCTCCAGCATACGTCGCGCCTCATCAAACGCCCGTACGTAATTCCGGACTTCCTTTGTCGCCTCATCGACATATTGATCTGCGTCTGCTTCAGCCAACGCCAGTGCATTGGCAGTTGTGAAAGTGCCCTCCATTGCTGAAGACGATAACGCTTCTTGCCGCTGCAGCGGACGAATGACGATGAGCGGGTTTTCTAGTTGATGCGCAAGTCCGTTCAATTCACCGATAGCCTGCATAGCCCGGCTGAAAGAGCCGATGATGCGCGGGTAATCGATTTCCGGAGGCAGCGGGTTGGGAACGAAGGCCTGCTGGCCTGAGATCGTCGGAATTAAAGTCCCAGCCGGACTATCTTTAAAATCGGTCGGCTTCATTAAAGCCTCCTTGAATCGATCGGTCATAAATTAAAGTTTTGAGAGAAAAACTATAATTTATGACCATCAAATTCAAGCGGCCTTAATCACGCCTTCGTCCCGCCGACCGTCATCTGGTTCATGCGCAGGTGCGGTTGGCCGATGCCGACGGGCACGCCCTGGCCAGCCTTGCCGCAGGTGCCGATGCCGGTGTCGAGCTTCAGGTCGTTGCCGACCATCGTCACGCGGTGCATCGCGTCGGGTCCGTTGCCGATCAGCATCGCGCCCTTGATCGGCTGGGTCACCTTGCCGTCCTCGATCATGTAGGCCTCGGTGCAGCCGAACACGAACTTGCCCGAGGTGATGTCGACCTGGCCGCCGCCGAACGACACGGCATAGATGCCCTTCTTCACCGAGGCGATGATCTCCTCCGGCGTCTTGTCGCCGGCGGTCATGTAGGTGTTGGTCATGCGCGGCATGGGCTGGTGGGCATAGCCCTCGCGGCGGCCGTTGCCGGTCGGGCGCATGCCCATCAGGCGGGCGTTCTGCCGGTCCTGCATGTAGCCGACCAGCTTGCCGTCCTCGATCAGCACGTTGTAGGCCGAAGGCGTGCCCTCGTCGTCGATCGTGAGCGAGCCGCGCCGCTCCATGATCGTGCCGTCATCGACCACGGTCACGCCCTTCGCCGCCACCTGCTGGCCCATCAGACCGGAGAAGGCGGAGGTCTTCTTGCGGTTGAAGTCGCCTTCGAGCCCATGGCCGACCGCCTCGTGCAGCATCACGCCCGGCCAACCGGAGGCCAGCACGATGTCGAAGGTCCCTGCAGGGGCGGGGACCGCCTCCAGGTTCACGAGCGCCTGGCGCAGCGCCTCGTCTGCGCCGTCTCTCCAGGCACCGTCGGCGACGAATTCATCGAAGCTCTTGCGTCCGCCGGCGCCGCACGAACCGGTCTCCTGCCGGTCGCCTTCGCCGACGACCACCTGGATGCTCATGCGCACAAGCGGGCGGATGTCGCGGGCGATCTGGCCGTCGGCGCGGACGATCTCGACATGCTGCCAGGAGGCGGTGAGCGAGGCGGTCACCTGCCGCACACGCGGGTCGCGGGCGCGCACATAGGCGTCGATCTCCTGCAGGATCTTCGCCTTGGCCTCGAATCCGGGCGCTTCGATCGGGTTCGCGTCGCCGTAGAGATGGCGGTTGGTCCGCGCCGGCGCCTCCGCGAGCGTCCCGGAATAACCGGTCTTGACGGCCGACACGGCGTCGGCTGCGCGCCGCAGCGCCGCGCCCGACAGTTCGCTCGAATGTGCGTAGCCCGAGGCCTCGCCCGCGACGGCGCGCAGGCCGAACCCCTGGTCGGCCGAGAAATTGGCCGTCTTCAGCCGGCCGTTGTCGAACATCAGCGCTTCGGACTGGCTCTGCTCGAGGAACAGTTCGCCGTCGTCGGCGCCGGTGATCGTGTCGCGCACGATCTGCCGGATTTCCTCGTCGGAAATGTCGAACTGGGTGAGCAGGCTGTCCATCGCGCGGGTCCCGGCTGGTTGGAATGTCACCCGCATATAGGCATGGGGGCCGCGCGCAGCAATCGCGCAGCCGGACCCGTCAGGGAAGGGCGGCGAAACCTTCCGCGAAGCCCGTGAGGTCAACGGGGATGCCGATGCCTTCCTCCGGCGCCTGGAAGACGATGAACACCGCCGACTTGCCGGTCTTGAACGTGTCGAGGAGCTGCTTCTCCAGGATCACCTCGGCGTAGCAGCCATCCTCGAAGCAGCGGGCGAAATAGGCGCGGCCGATGTCCTTGCCGTCGACATAGAGGCCGAGGCCGTTCGGCAGGAGCACGCCGAGCGGGGTCAGCACGCGCAGGATCTCGGCCTTGTTGTCCGCGGTGCGGAACACGACGACGGAAAGCCCCATCTCGGGCCGCTCCTCGGCGACGACGTTCTGCATCATTGCGCACTGCTCGGCGCTCGCGCCCGCAGGCGTTGAGCAGACCATCGACCATGCGCCGTGGGTGCCCTTCACCGTCTCCTGCTGCTGCTGTGCCGAGGCGGGCGTCGAGGCGGCCGCGCAGCACAACAGCGCAGACAGTATAAAGCGACGGATCATCGTGAACTCCGTGACGAATCAGGCAAAGTTACCGCGCGGGGCCCCGCATTTCAAAGCCGGCGGGCCCGCGCCGCGCGATGCGCTGGGCAAAACCGCTGTCTGAGGAAAATCCGCCGGAATTGCGGCCTCGCCGGCGAGCCGCCGGAAACGCACGCAAAGCAGAGGTAAAAGGCTGTTCCACACGGACTTTCGGGCATTTCCGCGCAGGCGGCGCGGCGCGCGCAAAAATGCCGCATGCGCCGGACGATGGCTTTCTTGCGGTCGGATTGAGAGTATGGTTTTAACGCGCCAACGGTGGGACCCTGTCCGCTGCACGCGGGTCCGGACAAGACGTTGCGGGAGACGATCGTCGTGATGAAGAGATTTTTGGCCAGCCTCGCGGCAACTCCGGCCTTTTTGGCTGCTGCTTCCGCCTATGCGGCCCAGCCCGAGCCCTGGCAGGCCCGGTTCCAGCCGGCGGCCACGGCGATCATGGAACAGATAACCTGGTTCGAGCACTACACGCTCTGGTTCATCATCCCGATCACGCTTCTCGTGCTGATCCTGCTCGCGGTCGTGATCATCCGCTTCCGCGCAAGCGCCAATCCGGTTCCGTCGCGCACCAGCCACAACACGCTGATCGAGGTCATCTGGACCGTCGGGCCTGTGGTGATCCTGCTGTTCCTCGCAGTTCCGTCCTTCCAGCTCCTGACCGCGCGTACGCCGCCGGAGGAGCCGTCGCTCACCATCAAGGCGACCGGCAACCAGTGGAACTGGGACTATGA contains:
- a CDS encoding NAD-dependent deacylase; translation: MTIPSIVVLTGAGISVESGLDTFRDKNGIWAKVDHRQLATPEGFAHDPVKVHDFYNKRRRQLRDTRPNAAHHALARLEGAWRDNFLLVTQNVDDLHESAGSRRLIHMHGELNSGLCEACGMRCPWKTDMSTYSQCPHCSIVGRMRPDIVWFGEMPYQMERIYRALGQADLFVAIGTSGNVYPAAQFVEEASAAGARTVEINLDTSDNTQLFNEVIRGPASTTVPAFVDRLLAKA
- a CDS encoding invasion associated locus B family protein; this encodes MIRRFILSALLCCAAASTPASAQQQQETVKGTHGAWSMVCSTPAGASAEQCAMMQNVVAEERPEMGLSVVVFRTADNKAEILRVLTPLGVLLPNGLGLYVDGKDIGRAYFARCFEDGCYAEVILEKQLLDTFKTGKSAVFIVFQAPEEGIGIPVDLTGFAEGFAALP
- a CDS encoding Fic family protein, giving the protein MKPTDFKDSPAGTLIPTISGQQAFVPNPLPPEIDYPRIIGSFSRAMQAIGELNGLAHQLENPLIVIRPLQRQEALSSSAMEGTFTTANALALAEADADQYVDEATKEVRNYVRAFDEARRMLEEIPLSNRLIKATHRTLLSGLANSRGANKQPGEFKTHQNFIGGASRRIEDARFVPPPPNETELAMASLERYLNRPDDNGIPPLIDTALMHYQFETIHPFADGNGRVGRILIPIYLIQRGALQQPLLYFSPSVEGRKSDYVDMMLDVSRYGRWTEWIVFFLDAVSNACQRSAETIERLLMLRAEFRQKIADSGGSARYAIIADRLFASPVISAPEAAALLQVSFPAAQNALSKLEKLGILTGLEYTSHPKRFISTSVLEITDPAGGQS
- a CDS encoding class I SAM-dependent RNA methyltransferase encodes the protein MNVRLRIDSLGGQGDGVARTERGQVFVPFTLPGEIVNAAVERDRGTLMAVVEPSLLRVEPPCRHFGTCGGCSLQHMEGAAYRAFKAERVASALKRERIDVALEPLVDCAPDSRRRVVLSGRKTTGGMLLGYHRMQSGEIVDIEECRIAVPSIVSALPLLRDLAGVVCQNTKPFHVTVTATETGHDVAFADVGDVPDAARRAAGDMAIRQRLARLSIEGDIVVEHHRPAIRYGSVDVSPPPGSFLQAVASAEEAMAGLVMAHLAKAKRVADLFCGSGAFALRLARGSEVHAVEAEAAPLAALDRGFRFSTGLKRVTTEKRDLFRRPLTFKELDAFDGIVFDPPRAGAEDQSRQIARSNVPKVAAVSCNPTTLARDLRILIDGGYRLVGVTPVDQFLWSPHVEAVALLEKPRKRR
- the tldD gene encoding metalloprotease TldD; the encoded protein is MDSLLTQFDISDEEIRQIVRDTITGADDGELFLEQSQSEALMFDNGRLKTANFSADQGFGLRAVAGEASGYAHSSELSGAALRRAADAVSAVKTGYSGTLAEAPARTNRHLYGDANPIEAPGFEAKAKILQEIDAYVRARDPRVRQVTASLTASWQHVEIVRADGQIARDIRPLVRMSIQVVVGEGDRQETGSCGAGGRKSFDEFVADGAWRDGADEALRQALVNLEAVPAPAGTFDIVLASGWPGVMLHEAVGHGLEGDFNRKKTSAFSGLMGQQVAAKGVTVVDDGTIMERRGSLTIDDEGTPSAYNVLIEDGKLVGYMQDRQNARLMGMRPTGNGRREGYAHQPMPRMTNTYMTAGDKTPEEIIASVKKGIYAVSFGGGQVDITSGKFVFGCTEAYMIEDGKVTQPIKGAMLIGNGPDAMHRVTMVGNDLKLDTGIGTCGKAGQGVPVGIGQPHLRMNQMTVGGTKA